The following is a genomic window from Butyricimonas faecihominis.
ATTTTCTTATCATCTAACAAATTACGAGTATCATTATTATAATAATTGACGACTAAATTAATTCGATTGTTAAATAACGAAGCATCAAAACCAATATTCCGATTTTCCTGACGCTGCCACTTGATCGAAGGATTCGAAGGAGCATAACGATCCATGATTTTCTCGCCATCATATGTTAAATTACCAACTTTCCTCAAAACAGAGAAAGGAAGGGCATTACGGTCAATACTTCCAACAAAACCATAAGAAGCTCTAATTGCCAATTGGCTTATAAAACCGAATCGAGTCATGAAAGGTTCATTATGCAGGTTCCACTTTCCACTCACATTCCAAAGAGGAGAAAAACGATTCTTTGTTCCAATAATATCAACACCATCCAAACGAGCACTTCCCTGTACCACGTAACGATCCTTATAACTATAAGATCCTGTCACAAACAAGGAAACACTTCTATCTTGTGATTCTGAATGCCCTCCTAGACTGGACAATGAACTTTTAAACGCTGATTTTATCGTCATTCCAGTTAAATCAGGATAACTTGCCACACCATAAATATCGCTCCATTCAGGAATCATACTTGAAAAACCATATCCTTTTGTTGAAGAAACTTCCTGCCCCAAATAAGCATTAATATAATGATCTCCGTCTGAGAATCCACGGGCAAATTCCAACTGGTTACGAATCGTCCATTGTTGAGAGCGAGACGTTGATTCTTTCATCATTCCATTATTCATCGCATCCGGAACTTCTTCCTCCGAATAAATTCCTCCTAACCATGAATTATATTTAGAAGCAAATGACCCCGGTACCAATTCTTGCATAGAATGATTATTTGAATTCGCAAACGTACCCATGGAAGAAAGCATCAAACCTTCTATGATTTTGAATTCCAACTTCAAACTTACCTGGTTACTCAAATACCTTGATTTCGTCGTGTTATTATTTAAATCCTCTAAAATATTAAAATCATACATGTAACCATCTTTGATCGAACTTTTGGTTGAATAAGAACTACGGTCATAAGCATAATTTCCATTTTCATCATACAAACGTTCATATGGATTTGCATAAGTAGCATAATCCAGCGGATTTACCGGAGAAGCAGAACTACGATCATTCCTTAATGTACTACGCACATCAAAATGAACTCGCAAGAATTTATTAAAATCATGGGTTAATTTTATCGAAGCTCCCATACTTTCATATTTATTATTCGGCATAACTCCTTCTTGAGAAAGGTAAGAAAGACTACCATAATATTGTGTTCTTTCATCTCCTCCGGAAAGAGAGATACTATAATTTTGAGTCTGAGCCACTCTGAAAATTTCATCAAACCAATTCGTATTAATCTTGCTTAAACGATCTATCTCGGCATCAGCTTCTACTTTAGATATTTTTCCATTATCAACATCTTT
Proteins encoded in this region:
- a CDS encoding SusC/RagA family TonB-linked outer membrane protein, which produces MMNTKEKIAFERGIYEDFPGLNIGGRVFQLLKDVDNGKISKVEADAEIDRLSKINTNWFDEIFRVAQTQNYSISLSGGDERTQYYGSLSYLSQEGVMPNNKYESMGASIKLTHDFNKFLRVHFDVRSTLRNDRSSASPVNPLDYATYANPYERLYDENGNYAYDRSSYSTKSSIKDGYMYDFNILEDLNNNTTKSRYLSNQVSLKLEFKIIEGLMLSSMGTFANSNNHSMQELVPGSFASKYNSWLGGIYSEEEVPDAMNNGMMKESTSRSQQWTIRNQLEFARGFSDGDHYINAYLGQEVSSTKGYGFSSMIPEWSDIYGVASYPDLTGMTIKSAFKSSLSSLGGHSESQDRSVSLFVTGSYSYKDRYVVQGSARLDGVDIIGTKNRFSPLWNVSGKWNLHNEPFMTRFGFISQLAIRASYGFVGSIDRNALPFSVLRKVGNLTYDGEKIMDRYAPSNPSIKWQRQENRNIGFDASLFNNRINLVVNYYNNDTRNLLDDKKIAASTGRLSVAANVASVNNKGWEISLRTLNIRTDDFSWVTSVNFTKNKDKVTETYYQDLSEISASTNSTFESLYSLYIQGQPVRAFYGYKFAGVDPYTGNTLAYVDGFDDDGNRLGTLNTEGKYVYNMDNDLTTQLANASRGYLGRSDPPITGGFTTQFNYKRFSLFAQFTYMTGHLARSFQYYSGGTAYASAKNVLKIEANRWRKPGDITEIPKYGSSRTEYLYQLFDFRFEKGDYLKCNNISLGYNLEQSICDKLHITRARLNFNMTNVFTLTKFRGIDPETKGAFTYPSARSYTFSLSIGI